In the genome of Chrysiogenes arsenatis DSM 11915, one region contains:
- a CDS encoding DUF47 domain-containing protein, protein MRSISGLWGPDPSSFIAQHMRAVKECIDCLDPAIEHWLNEDFAQLKLVAKKVMKFENDADRIKTTSETSFPSSFFLNIKRSNYFELIRSQDSIADQVEDLMFILTVRQTVLHSGLRVSFDALYGRVRDILQLTFGMSDDVQSLFESGFSEIHKASLRESIAAIEFQEWECDKRLYKFAQQLYALENEISPVTIYMLAEITKKLGSIANSAEQTAKNLSLILAN, encoded by the coding sequence ATGCGTTCGATTTCCGGACTCTGGGGTCCTGATCCGTCGAGTTTTATCGCCCAGCACATGCGTGCGGTCAAGGAGTGTATCGATTGTCTTGATCCGGCCATTGAGCATTGGCTTAATGAGGATTTTGCGCAACTGAAGCTTGTTGCCAAGAAAGTGATGAAATTTGAAAATGATGCTGATCGCATTAAAACTACCAGCGAAACCTCGTTCCCTTCCTCTTTTTTCCTGAATATTAAACGGAGCAATTATTTTGAGCTGATCCGCTCGCAAGACAGCATTGCCGATCAGGTGGAAGACTTAATGTTTATCCTGACAGTACGCCAAACGGTGCTCCATTCCGGTTTGCGTGTTTCGTTCGACGCACTCTATGGGCGTGTGCGGGATATTTTACAGCTCACATTCGGGATGAGCGATGATGTTCAGTCCCTCTTTGAAAGCGGCTTTAGTGAGATCCATAAGGCTAGTCTCCGTGAGTCTATTGCCGCGATAGAGTTCCAAGAATGGGAGTGCGATAAACGGCTTTATAAGTTTGCGCAGCAGCTTTATGCGCTTGAGAATGAAATCAGTCCGGTGACGATCTATATGCTTGCAGAGATTACCAAAAAGCTTGGCTCGATTGCGAATTCAGCGGAGCAGACCGCGAAAAATCTCAGCTTAATCCTTGCCAACTAA
- a CDS encoding M24 family metallopeptidase, which yields MPQHLYVPRSELDERIGRVQQQLMQSKIEGALIQSGINLFYLTGTMQNGALYIPASGAPIFMVRRSLERAQMESSLDHIVPMTSFKSFYDTLAQFAIARPRHIGIEFSIPMDAYQRVTKYVVAEFSDVQNLLARVRSVKSEWEIALLREAGAKQAENFRTIPSHYRRGMSELELAAEIERSMLLAGHHGTSVIQAWGNRLLIGYVSAGENGYFPHPFDGPGGCQGITPAVPELGSHRIIKENEPVLIDLCFGVAGYHVDMTRIFCDGTLPQAALDAQKKCEEIQHMIVERLRPGQIPSAIYADVAATLTREGWMEHFMGYGDRAVKFLGHGVGLAVDEYPALAKGFDEPIVAGMVFAVEPKKVIPGLGVVGVENTWLVGRDATEKLTDYVDTIQHLT from the coding sequence ATGCCGCAACATCTGTATGTACCCCGCTCTGAACTCGATGAACGCATTGGTCGTGTGCAGCAACAACTCATGCAAAGCAAAATCGAAGGGGCGTTGATTCAAAGCGGAATCAACCTCTTTTACCTGACGGGAACGATGCAGAATGGAGCCTTGTACATTCCCGCTTCCGGTGCGCCGATCTTTATGGTGCGCCGTTCGCTGGAGCGGGCGCAGATGGAATCTTCACTTGATCATATCGTTCCTATGACATCGTTTAAGTCTTTCTACGACACACTGGCGCAGTTTGCGATTGCCCGCCCACGCCATATTGGGATTGAATTTTCAATCCCGATGGATGCGTATCAGCGTGTGACCAAATATGTCGTTGCTGAGTTTTCCGATGTGCAAAACCTACTGGCACGGGTACGCAGCGTTAAAAGTGAATGGGAAATTGCGTTGCTGCGCGAAGCAGGGGCGAAGCAAGCCGAAAATTTCCGCACCATTCCGTCGCATTACCGCCGTGGCATGAGCGAGCTGGAACTGGCGGCTGAAATTGAACGGTCGATGCTTTTGGCGGGGCATCATGGCACGTCTGTGATTCAGGCTTGGGGCAACCGATTGTTGATTGGATACGTGAGCGCTGGGGAAAATGGCTATTTTCCGCATCCTTTCGATGGCCCCGGCGGTTGCCAAGGAATTACACCCGCCGTGCCAGAACTCGGCTCACATCGCATTATCAAGGAAAATGAACCGGTTTTGATCGACCTTTGCTTCGGCGTTGCAGGGTATCATGTCGATATGACGCGGATTTTCTGCGATGGAACTTTGCCACAGGCAGCATTGGACGCGCAAAAGAAATGCGAAGAGATACAACACATGATCGTGGAACGGCTCCGCCCCGGTCAAATTCCATCAGCGATTTACGCCGACGTGGCAGCCACGCTGACGCGCGAAGGGTGGATGGAGCACTTTATGGGCTATGGTGACCGCGCGGTAAAATTCCTTGGGCATGGCGTGGGGTTGGCGGTTGACGAATATCCGGCTCTGGCGAAAGGCTTTGATGAACCGATCGTGGCCGGTATGGTTTTTGCGGTAGAACCGAAAAAAGTGATCCCAGGATTAGGGGTCGTTGGCGTAGAAAATACGTGGCTCGTTGGGCGCGATGCAACCGAAAAACTGACCGATTATGTCGATACAATTCAACATCTGACATAA
- a CDS encoding diguanylate cyclase translates to MKKEEPLGFWRSFVRFITFVDLPIKRKFTVFGIGTLFWFIMIGTVAVGSLVFIHFRYSQISQITFPYTQLVQSISPEIEGLSRAVSESYRMTPGENIPVVTQHLQRIRTIVSNSLIERKEAAASGNFFEALNYSLAQKDTEGLHQLQSLLEQVKEIEGTLVLLRDTLAVHREGEYSLEQAASIKERVRMQIGKLSEDVMRFDQRAKALYHQYSGQINDTVRLSINTIVIVLGMALFLLWVFTRWLTDAFARPIELIINQIHSISTGEVDLSKKVSIKSQDEIGTLSRKFNGLIDTVYGMTVFKKVIEEDTTLESVYERIGSIFEREAGITNYRIFDVNTSKHEMHIAYPLMIGDDRQIMCYPDILSECSLCRAQKTGHTISSFEYEGVCKYFSAGEGWHHICVPMVISGNTGGVVQFLFSDDDDLDMDEINQKMFKAEMYLKHSLSVIETKRLMNTLRESALIDGLTGLYNRRFLQDHSKQIIAGVLRRQKQVGLLMCDMDYFKQVNDQYGHDVGDVLLKETSLILRNSVRESDVVIRFGGEEFMVLLIDVDPGYALEIAEKIRLKVEEARFRVSDGTLKKTLSVGVSEFPKDTDGFWQAIKYADVALYKAKESGRNRCVRFTADLWDGSDNF, encoded by the coding sequence ATGAAAAAAGAGGAACCGTTAGGTTTTTGGCGAAGTTTTGTGCGTTTTATCACATTTGTCGACTTGCCCATCAAACGGAAATTTACCGTGTTTGGTATTGGAACGCTCTTTTGGTTTATTATGATTGGCACGGTTGCGGTTGGCTCGCTGGTTTTCATTCACTTCCGCTATTCGCAAATATCACAAATCACCTTTCCTTATACGCAACTGGTGCAATCCATTTCGCCTGAAATAGAGGGGCTTTCGCGTGCCGTATCAGAGAGCTATCGCATGACGCCGGGAGAGAATATTCCGGTTGTCACCCAACATTTACAGAGAATTCGCACGATTGTTTCAAACTCGCTTATTGAGCGCAAAGAGGCGGCTGCCAGCGGTAATTTTTTTGAAGCACTGAACTACTCGTTGGCACAAAAAGATACGGAGGGGCTTCATCAGCTTCAATCTCTGCTGGAACAAGTCAAAGAGATCGAAGGGACGTTGGTGTTGTTGCGCGATACGCTGGCGGTGCATCGCGAAGGGGAATACAGCTTGGAGCAAGCTGCCTCTATTAAGGAACGAGTGCGGATGCAAATCGGGAAGCTTTCAGAAGACGTTATGCGTTTCGACCAGCGCGCCAAAGCGCTGTATCATCAGTATAGTGGGCAAATTAACGATACGGTTCGACTTTCGATCAATACCATCGTGATCGTGCTCGGGATGGCGCTGTTTCTCTTGTGGGTCTTTACTCGCTGGCTGACGGATGCCTTTGCACGGCCAATCGAATTGATTATTAACCAAATTCACTCCATCAGCACGGGTGAAGTTGATTTGAGTAAAAAGGTTTCCATTAAGTCACAGGATGAAATTGGCACCTTGTCGCGCAAATTTAATGGTTTGATCGACACCGTATACGGCATGACTGTTTTTAAGAAAGTGATTGAAGAAGATACCACGCTCGAAAGCGTCTACGAACGGATTGGCAGTATTTTTGAGCGCGAAGCGGGCATTACGAATTACCGCATATTTGACGTGAATACCTCAAAGCACGAAATGCATATCGCCTATCCCTTAATGATTGGCGACGACCGCCAGATAATGTGCTATCCCGATATTCTCAGCGAATGTTCGCTGTGTCGTGCGCAGAAAACAGGACATACCATCTCTTCTTTTGAATATGAGGGTGTCTGTAAATATTTTTCAGCTGGTGAAGGATGGCACCATATCTGCGTTCCGATGGTTATATCGGGGAACACAGGTGGCGTCGTGCAGTTCCTTTTCTCGGATGATGACGACCTTGATATGGATGAAATTAACCAGAAAATGTTTAAAGCGGAAATGTACCTCAAGCACTCGCTGTCGGTTATCGAAACGAAGCGGCTGATGAACACCTTACGCGAATCGGCGCTGATTGATGGTTTAACAGGACTCTATAATCGTCGGTTCTTACAAGATCATTCTAAGCAGATTATTGCCGGAGTGCTGCGCCGTCAAAAACAAGTTGGTCTTTTGATGTGCGATATGGACTACTTTAAACAAGTGAACGACCAATACGGACATGATGTTGGCGACGTGCTCTTAAAAGAGACATCACTGATTCTACGCAATTCGGTACGCGAGTCGGATGTCGTCATCCGCTTTGGTGGCGAAGAATTTATGGTGCTGCTGATTGACGTTGACCCTGGCTATGCGCTGGAAATTGCCGAAAAAATTCGACTGAAAGTCGAAGAAGCGCGCTTCCGCGTAAGCGACGGCACACTGAAAAAGACCCTCAGCGTTGGGGTCAGTGAATTTCCGAAAGATACCGATGGGTTCTGGCAGGCGATTAAGTACGCCGACGTGGCGCTGTATAAAGCGAAAGAGAGTGGGCGTAATCGTTGTGTGCGGTTTACGGCTGACTTATGGGATGGAAGTGATAATTTTTAA
- a CDS encoding NifS family cysteine desulfurase, which produces MERIYLDNNATTLVDPKVAEVMEPFQCRMYGNPNSLHQFGSEVHSYMSRALDQLYAGINARDEDDIVVNSCATEGNNTVLFGVYYSLMREGSKKHIITTQVEHPAVRETCRFLETLGVSVTYLSVNKDGIVTADDVAAAITDETALVSVMWANNETGMIFPVKEIAQVCRDRGVLFHTDAVQAIGKTVVDVQDVPVDYLTFSAHKFHGPKGVGGLYIRAKAPMTPLLHGGEHMGGLRAGTVNVAGMVGMGLAMELANDSLEYELTVVRRLRDKLEAAILKLDDVMVIGNSDLRTPNTILVSIRGVEGEAMIWDLNRFGIACSTGSACASESLEANPVMVAVGADKELAHTGIRLSLSRFTTEDEIDYVVSEFPKAVARLRAISMSYAAKAARHIL; this is translated from the coding sequence ATGGAACGGATTTATTTAGATAATAACGCAACGACTCTTGTTGATCCCAAAGTTGCGGAAGTAATGGAGCCTTTTCAGTGTCGTATGTACGGCAACCCGAATTCTTTACATCAGTTTGGATCGGAAGTTCACTCATACATGAGTCGGGCGCTTGATCAGTTATATGCGGGCATCAATGCGCGTGATGAGGACGATATTGTTGTGAACAGTTGCGCGACCGAAGGGAATAATACTGTCCTTTTCGGTGTGTATTATTCATTGATGCGTGAGGGGTCTAAAAAGCACATTATCACAACACAGGTAGAACATCCTGCGGTGCGTGAGACGTGCCGTTTCCTCGAAACGCTGGGCGTCAGCGTGACGTACCTTTCCGTAAATAAAGATGGCATTGTCACCGCGGACGATGTCGCCGCTGCCATTACCGATGAAACCGCCTTAGTTTCTGTGATGTGGGCAAATAACGAGACGGGGATGATATTTCCCGTTAAGGAGATTGCACAGGTGTGTCGTGATCGTGGTGTTTTGTTTCACACGGACGCGGTTCAGGCGATCGGCAAAACTGTGGTTGATGTGCAAGATGTTCCCGTTGATTACCTGACCTTTAGCGCGCATAAGTTTCATGGCCCCAAAGGGGTGGGTGGTTTGTATATTCGTGCTAAAGCCCCAATGACGCCACTCTTACACGGTGGTGAACATATGGGCGGCCTGCGTGCCGGAACGGTCAACGTTGCCGGAATGGTCGGCATGGGGTTGGCGATGGAGTTGGCAAACGATTCTTTGGAATACGAGCTCACGGTAGTACGCCGTTTACGCGATAAGTTGGAAGCGGCTATCTTAAAGCTTGACGATGTCATGGTGATTGGCAATAGCGATTTGCGCACGCCAAACACAATTCTGGTGAGTATCCGTGGCGTCGAGGGCGAAGCGATGATTTGGGATTTAAACCGCTTTGGCATTGCGTGTTCGACGGGCAGTGCTTGCGCGTCAGAATCGCTGGAAGCAAATCCGGTGATGGTGGCGGTTGGGGCCGATAAAGAGTTGGCACATACGGGTATCCGTTTGAGTCTTTCGCGTTTTACGACCGAAGATGAAATTGATTACGTTGTTTCGGAGTTCCCCAAAGCCGTAGCCCGTTTGCGTGCTATTTCAATGAGCTATGCCGCCAAAGCGGCGCGACACATTTTATAA
- a CDS encoding inorganic phosphate transporter, protein MDSLVVIYSLAVAFGFYMAWNIGANDVANAMGTSVGSRSLTLRQVIIVAAIFEFLGAVLVGSSVTQTIQRGIVDINFFADSPEIFVYGMLAALLGAALWLQMATIVGWPVSTTHSIIGAVIGFGLIAGGPDVIQWNRIGQIVASWFVSPIAGLLISLVMFMFIQRTVFASESPVRQAKRVTPYLTFLVVVILCLSFTYKGLNNLGLYLTFVQAMVIAALLGLAAALFARNLVNKIPDDTLNRKGFGVKFTIVEKIFSYLQILTACYVAFAHGANDVANAIGPLAAIVTTVQTGILQTQVAVPFWVLVLGGSGIVLGVATMGYKVIETIGTKITLLTPSRGFAATFGAATTVLICSKMGLPISTTHTLVGSVIGVGLAGGIGSINMNVLKGIFLSWFITLPAAGLMSIVVFKVLTAIL, encoded by the coding sequence ATGGATTCTTTGGTTGTCATTTATTCCCTTGCGGTTGCTTTTGGCTTTTATATGGCGTGGAATATCGGAGCAAATGATGTTGCCAACGCGATGGGGACTTCGGTTGGATCGCGCTCTTTAACGCTGAGACAGGTGATTATCGTCGCGGCTATTTTCGAATTTCTCGGGGCGGTATTGGTTGGTTCTTCGGTGACGCAAACGATTCAGCGTGGTATTGTTGATATCAATTTTTTTGCGGACTCGCCTGAGATTTTTGTTTATGGCATGTTGGCGGCTTTGCTCGGAGCTGCACTCTGGTTGCAAATGGCAACCATTGTAGGATGGCCTGTTTCGACGACCCATTCGATTATCGGCGCCGTTATCGGTTTTGGGCTGATTGCCGGTGGTCCTGATGTCATTCAGTGGAATCGGATTGGACAGATTGTCGCCAGTTGGTTTGTATCGCCAATCGCTGGTTTGTTGATCAGTTTGGTGATGTTTATGTTTATTCAGCGCACCGTTTTTGCGAGCGAATCGCCGGTGCGTCAGGCGAAGCGAGTTACGCCGTATCTTACCTTCCTTGTTGTTGTCATTCTTTGCTTATCATTTACTTACAAGGGCTTAAATAATCTTGGGCTGTATTTGACATTTGTTCAGGCGATGGTAATTGCCGCACTTTTGGGGCTGGCAGCGGCATTATTTGCACGTAATCTGGTGAATAAAATTCCCGATGACACCCTGAATCGCAAAGGGTTTGGCGTTAAATTCACTATTGTTGAAAAAATCTTTAGCTATCTGCAAATTTTGACCGCTTGTTATGTCGCCTTTGCGCACGGAGCAAATGACGTGGCCAACGCTATCGGGCCACTGGCTGCCATCGTTACCACGGTGCAAACGGGTATTCTGCAAACTCAAGTAGCAGTTCCCTTCTGGGTTCTCGTTTTGGGAGGCTCGGGTATTGTGCTCGGCGTTGCCACTATGGGCTACAAAGTGATTGAAACTATCGGAACTAAAATTACCCTCTTAACCCCGTCGCGTGGCTTTGCAGCAACTTTTGGCGCAGCGACTACCGTGCTTATTTGCTCAAAAATGGGATTGCCGATTTCAACAACGCACACCCTTGTGGGAAGCGTCATCGGTGTCGGATTAGCAGGTGGTATCGGCAGCATTAATATGAACGTCTTGAAGGGAATTTTCCTCTCTTGGTTTATCACATTACCTGCCGCGGGCTTGATGAGCATTGTTGTCTTTAAAGTGCTTACTGCCATCTTATAG
- a CDS encoding iron-sulfur cluster assembly scaffold protein NifU, whose translation MAKNTLLGGSLWAQYSEEVNRRMANPVNRGEISEEEATALGGELIVADFGAESCGDAVRLYWVVDPKNDKILASKFRSFGCGTAIASSDVMAELCVGKAVDEAIKITNLDVEKALRDHPDVPAVPPQKMHCSVMAYDVIKKAASIYKKVDLGSLEEETIVCECARVSLRTVQEVIRLNDLKTVEEITDYTKAGAFCKSCIRPGGHEKREYYLVDILRDVRAEMEKDALRVSLEDESFATMNLVRKTQAAEEVLRDHVRPLLARDGGNVELADIRDKDGAVEIFIRYRGACAGCASSQTGTLQMIEGIFKEKLDENILVIAV comes from the coding sequence ATGGCAAAGAATACCTTACTTGGTGGTTCCTTATGGGCGCAATATTCAGAAGAAGTCAATCGGCGCATGGCAAACCCCGTCAACCGTGGTGAAATCAGCGAAGAGGAAGCTACTGCATTGGGTGGTGAATTGATCGTCGCTGATTTTGGCGCTGAATCGTGCGGCGACGCTGTCCGTTTGTATTGGGTAGTTGATCCGAAAAATGACAAAATCCTCGCTTCAAAGTTTCGCAGCTTTGGCTGTGGTACGGCGATTGCGTCGAGTGACGTGATGGCGGAACTCTGTGTCGGGAAAGCGGTTGATGAGGCGATTAAGATTACCAATCTGGACGTTGAAAAAGCGTTGCGCGATCACCCCGATGTCCCTGCTGTTCCACCACAGAAAATGCACTGTAGCGTTATGGCGTACGATGTGATCAAAAAAGCGGCGTCAATCTATAAAAAGGTCGATCTGGGATCGCTCGAAGAAGAAACCATCGTGTGCGAATGCGCGCGGGTTTCGCTGCGGACGGTACAGGAAGTCATTCGTCTGAATGATCTGAAAACGGTCGAAGAGATTACCGATTACACCAAAGCCGGAGCGTTTTGTAAGTCGTGCATCCGTCCTGGTGGTCACGAAAAGCGTGAATATTATCTGGTTGATATTTTGCGCGACGTCCGTGCCGAAATGGAAAAAGATGCCTTGCGTGTGTCGCTGGAAGACGAATCTTTTGCGACCATGAATTTGGTGCGTAAAACTCAGGCGGCAGAAGAAGTGTTGCGCGATCATGTGCGTCCGCTTTTGGCGCGTGATGGCGGTAACGTTGAGTTGGCCGATATTCGCGACAAGGATGGTGCGGTGGAGATCTTTATCCGCTATCGTGGTGCGTGTGCTGGATGTGCGAGTTCGCAAACCGGAACGTTGCAGATGATCGAGGGGATATTCAAAGAGAAATTGGACGAAAATATACTGGTTATTGCGGTATAG